The nucleotide window AGATTTCTAAAGACGAAATTCGGGATGCCAAGCTTTACTAAGTAATAAGGAAATTGTTGGCTTGAAGAGGGTTCTTGAGAATGAAAGCTGCTTGCTTTCCCACAGAGAACACCTGCCCCACAGCTAGAATATGGAAAACTCCCAGGACAACAGAAAAACACCAAGGGCTGACGTGAAACCAAGCCTGTTCCCTGCCATGCTTTTCCTGAAAGGAACCACACCGGTAGCAACGTAGGAAGAGAAAACACGCCTCCGCAGGGCAGAGTTGCTGTCCTGAGAGCAGATGCGCCTCACTGGCCGGGAATGGGGAAGGTCAGAGATGCGCCCCCAGCATGAAGGGGATTGCAAGCAGGAAAGCCATCTCTGAGGTGTGAGTGCTGCCCCCAAACTGGGATGAGGACCCACCTCTTGCCTGGAGATGACAATGATTTGGCAAAATAGAGAAGGACTCCGTGAAGCCCTGGCTGTGGTTGGAAGcaattgggggcgggggggggggggggggagggcagtctctgctctctcctcctcctccatcccccactcccaccccagccaAGAATATTCTGGCTCCAACAAAGCACAAAACAAACTTGAAGGTATCCAAGAGGGAAAACACTGTGCAATCCCCCACAAACGTCACCCCAACGCAGGAAGGACACAGTGACCCAGAAAAGGGAGCAGTATGTCGCAGCTGGACTGCCGAAGAGACGCCCTGATGCCCCCCAGCCACGGCCGGGATTCCCCCAGGACTCTCAGCACCCAGGGGCACAGCTGTGCTGCTGCGTGGAGCAGCAGGTGGAGACCAGAAAGCCAGAAAGAGGTTGCATGCCCGCAGCAGAAGAAGAAACCACGTTGGCTGGTAAAAATGTGAGGTGACGGAAGTTAGCAGCTGTCATCCCTGCCTGCttcagagaaaagaggagaaagaagaaagatatagCAAACCCCAACCTTGAGGAAAGCAGCCACCAGCTCCCGCAACTACGGGGTGTGTAGTCGGCTAACGAGGATAGAGCCCTGCGCCGAACAGTGTGAACTGGGTACAGACCCGTGAACTAATCCACGCTGGGGGCCTGTCCGAGGTTTTACAGACGAGCCTCTTGGAAAAGGTAGTGGCTAAAAAACCCATGCCCATGCCGGTGGAGAAGCAAGGGTAGGAACATGCTTGGACTTGCCTCTGCAGGGTGGACGTGAGGCAGCTAAAATACCAAAGTGCAACTGTGACAACAGTGGAAGTTTCATGCTCTCGCAGTTCTAAGTGATAAATGTGCTCTATCAGTTTTCATCATAAAGATTCAGAATACGCAGATACCCTCCAAGTTTGACAAGAGTGTCCTGCTAGCCTCAAAGGAGAGCAAGGCTAATAAATGTTGGTGACCACAAGCCTCGCCAGCCCACAGCGGCCACCACCAGTCGCTTGTGTTTCCCTTCAGCCCCGCGAGAAAGGGAAGTGGCTTCGCTCCCGAAAATGGGGGCCAAGTAGCTGCAAAGAGGGAGATGCCACAGAAGCCGACTGGAGCCCCCGGGGCTGGAGGACACCCACGGCTTTCGGGCTGCTGGGCTGGGTGGTGCTGTGTCTCCTGGGAGCAGGTGAGTTTCAGGACACCTGGGCAAGGTGGCTGCACCTTGCAGGTCTCATCTCGAGACATTCTCTAGAGGCCGTGCCCTTCTCGGCTGACTCTAGCTCTGTTTCCTTCCCTCGCAGGCCCCGTGGAAGCCGGAGTGACCCAGACCCTGAGATACCTCATCACAGGGACCAGGAGGCAGTTGACACTGCTTTGTTCTCAGGATATGAACCGCGACGCTATGTACTGGTACGGACAAGACCCAGGGCTGGGTCTAAAGCTGATCTACTCTTCAAGGAACGTTCAGTTTACTGAAAAGGGAGATGTCCCTGATGGGTACTGGGTCTCtcggaaagagaagagaaattccCCCCTGGCCCCGACCCTGGAGTCGGCAGGCACCAACCACACCTCGCTGCACCTCTGCGCCAGCGGTTTATCCACAGCGCTGCTCAGCCAGATGCTCGCTGCACAGAAAGGGCACCTGGAGAACAAGGAGGCGCCTTCCTGGGGAGCCCCACCCCAACCACGAGGAGAACTCCCTCCACCATCTGCCCCATAGTTGTCCTTCCCGGGCTCCCCAGCTCCGCAGACGCTGTCAGGGCAGCTCCCCTGCAGGGTGCTGCTCTCCTGGGGCCTCTCACCACTAAGGTGCTTGTCCAAGTCGAGGTAGGACACGCTGGCCGCGGTAGGTCTACTGCCAGGGGCAAGGGACTCTCTTCCTAGAACAGGATAGAACAGGATTGCACACAGTGATCCTGTCTccctactactactactatcacCCCCAGTACTCCTTACTGGGCTTCACTGTTGCCCAAACCAAACGCCGCATTTTCAGTCCAGTCACTCAACAAA belongs to Canis lupus baileyi chromosome 15, mCanLup2.hap1, whole genome shotgun sequence and includes:
- the LOC140604530 gene encoding M1-specific T cell receptor beta chain-like, whose translation is MLVTTSLASPQRPPPVACVSLQPREKGKWLRSRKWGPSSCKEGDATEADWSPRGWRTPTAFGLLGWVVLCLLGAGPVEAGVTQTLRYLITGTRRQLTLLCSQDMNRDAMYWYGQDPGLGLKLIYSSRNVQFTEKGDVPDGYWVSRKEKRNSPLAPTLESAGTNHTSLHLCASGLSTALLSQMLAAQKGHLENKEAPSWGAPPQPRGELPPPSGAALLGPLTTKVLVQVEVGHAGRGLKFVCLLAPCHCVNTEVFFGKGTRLTVIEDLQKVTPPTVTVFEPSEAEISRTQKATLVCLATGFYPDHVELSWWVNGKEVTSGFSTDPQPYKERPSENDSSYCLSSRLRVSASFWHNPRNHFRCQVQFYGLGDDDEWKYDRVKPITQNISAEAWGRADCGFTSVSYHQGVLSATILYEILLGKATLYAVLVSVLVLMAKVKRKGS